A stretch of Gymnodinialimonas phycosphaerae DNA encodes these proteins:
- the rarD gene encoding EamA family transporter RarD, giving the protein MAQSQDDDTPAGFAYAVSAYVLWGGLPIYLKALSHISPMEIVAHRVIWSLPIIGVLIWVTGRTADLKVALRTPRLMAMAALTALFISVNWGVYIWAIANERALDGALGYYINPLFSIFLGAVLLGERLSRLQWAAVALAALAVVVLTVEEGRLPWVALALMLSWGGYAFCKRKLPVGPNQGFFLEVALLCVPAFAYVTWLGATGSGSFLVGVPWDSWLLVGCGLVTAVPLILYVNGAKLLRLSTIGILQYIAPTLIFLVAVFLFNEPFGSARMIAFPMIWAALVLYSVALFRQSRRPT; this is encoded by the coding sequence ATGGCACAATCGCAAGACGACGACACACCGGCCGGCTTCGCCTACGCGGTCAGCGCATATGTGCTTTGGGGCGGATTGCCGATCTACCTCAAGGCGTTGTCCCATATCTCTCCGATGGAGATCGTTGCCCATCGGGTGATCTGGTCGCTGCCGATTATCGGCGTGCTGATCTGGGTCACGGGTCGCACCGCGGACCTGAAAGTCGCGCTGCGCACGCCACGCTTGATGGCCATGGCGGCGCTGACAGCGCTGTTCATCTCGGTGAACTGGGGGGTCTACATCTGGGCCATCGCCAATGAGCGCGCTTTGGATGGCGCCCTTGGTTACTACATCAACCCCCTCTTCAGCATATTCCTGGGCGCGGTCTTGCTTGGTGAGCGCCTCAGCCGCCTACAATGGGCTGCCGTCGCCCTGGCCGCGCTTGCAGTCGTCGTCCTAACCGTCGAGGAAGGCCGCCTGCCCTGGGTCGCGCTGGCCCTGATGCTAAGTTGGGGCGGCTACGCCTTTTGCAAACGCAAGCTGCCTGTCGGCCCCAACCAGGGATTCTTTCTTGAAGTTGCGCTCCTATGCGTGCCTGCATTTGCTTACGTGACATGGCTTGGCGCAACGGGCAGCGGCAGCTTCCTTGTCGGCGTGCCTTGGGACAGCTGGCTTCTGGTGGGCTGCGGGTTGGTCACGGCGGTCCCACTGATCCTTTACGTGAATGGCGCCAAACTCTTGCGCCTCAGCACCATCGGCATCCTGCAATACATTGCGCCCACCCTGATTTTCCTCGTCGCGGTGTTCCTCTTCAACGAGCCCTTCGGCTCCGCCCGCATGATCGCCTTCCCGATGATCTGGGCGGCACTGGTGCTCTATTCCGTGGCCCTGTTCCGCCAGTCCCGCAGGCCCACGTGA
- a CDS encoding TRAP transporter large permease: MEPITIGLYVTGGLLVFVILGMRVAFAAGMAGLIGLIWIFWMRRDFGADDLGWAVGVAVQTAGQVPHAKVASQALSLIPTFILIGYMAYYAGLTKALFEAAKRWIAWVPGGLAVSTVFATAGFAAVSGASVATSAVFARIAIPEMLKIGYDKRFAAGVVAAGGTLASLIPPSAILVIYAIIVEQDVGMLLLAGFIPGAFSALIYGLIIIGLALSIKNFGPPVKGFTWGERFSALLPALPIVAVVVIILFFVYNPIPAEATIAGRTINIPFGGDSWGTPTEGGAIGAFIVFLMALVRGMRWPEFRDALIETAKLSVMIFTIIWGVLIYVRFLGFAELPAAFSDWITSLTVSPMLILVCILLAYAVLGMFMDAIGMLLLTLPVVFPAVMALNGGIDVSAADSTFGMSGPMCAIWFGILVVKMAEFCLITPPIGLNCFVVAGVRDDLTVQDVFRGVTPFFIADAITIALLVTFPWIVLWLPSQV, encoded by the coding sequence ATGGAACCAATTACGATTGGCCTCTACGTAACCGGCGGCTTGCTGGTATTCGTCATCCTTGGCATGCGCGTGGCCTTTGCGGCGGGCATGGCAGGGCTTATCGGCCTGATCTGGATCTTCTGGATGCGGCGCGATTTCGGCGCAGATGACTTGGGATGGGCCGTAGGCGTAGCCGTGCAGACGGCGGGCCAGGTGCCCCACGCCAAGGTGGCCAGTCAGGCCCTGTCCCTGATCCCCACGTTTATCCTTATCGGCTACATGGCCTACTACGCCGGCCTGACCAAGGCCCTGTTCGAGGCTGCAAAACGCTGGATCGCCTGGGTGCCGGGGGGGCTTGCCGTCTCTACCGTCTTCGCAACGGCGGGCTTTGCTGCCGTCTCGGGCGCCTCAGTCGCCACCTCCGCCGTCTTCGCCCGCATCGCCATCCCCGAGATGTTGAAGATCGGCTACGACAAGCGCTTCGCGGCAGGCGTCGTCGCGGCGGGCGGCACGCTGGCTTCGCTGATCCCGCCCTCGGCCATCCTCGTGATCTACGCCATCATCGTGGAGCAGGACGTGGGGATGCTGTTGCTGGCAGGCTTCATTCCAGGCGCCTTTTCGGCCCTGATCTATGGGTTGATCATCATCGGCCTCGCGCTTTCGATCAAGAACTTCGGCCCGCCCGTAAAGGGCTTCACCTGGGGCGAAAGGTTCAGCGCACTGCTGCCCGCGCTACCGATTGTGGCGGTTGTCGTGATCATCCTCTTCTTCGTCTACAACCCGATCCCCGCCGAGGCGACAATCGCGGGGCGCACGATCAACATCCCCTTCGGTGGCGACAGCTGGGGCACACCCACCGAGGGTGGGGCGATCGGCGCTTTCATCGTCTTTCTCATGGCGCTGGTGCGCGGCATGCGCTGGCCCGAATTCCGCGACGCGCTGATTGAGACGGCGAAACTGTCGGTGATGATCTTCACGATCATCTGGGGCGTGCTGATCTATGTCCGGTTCCTTGGCTTTGCCGAACTTCCTGCCGCCTTCTCCGACTGGATCACCAGCTTGACGGTGTCCCCGATGCTGATCCTCGTGTGCATTCTTCTCGCCTATGCCGTCCTGGGCATGTTCATGGACGCCATCGGTATGCTGCTGTTGACCCTGCCCGTCGTCTTCCCCGCCGTCATGGCGCTTAACGGGGGGATCGACGTCTCCGCCGCCGACAGCACCTTTGGCATGTCCGGGCCGATGTGTGCGATCTGGTTCGGGATCCTGGTGGTCAAAATGGCCGAGTTCTGCCTGATCACGCCGCCCATCGGCCTCAATTGCTTCGTCGTTGCAGGCGTGCGCGATGACCTGACGGTGCAAGACGTGTTCCGAGGCGTCACACCGTTCTTCATCGCCGATGCCATCACCATCGCGCTATTGGTAACGTTCCCATGGATCGTGCTCTGGCTTCCCAGTCAGGTATAG
- a CDS encoding sensor histidine kinase yields MSAPPQALHRRPHRNWSLWALLAAAILSLTAAVWFASYRYFQSEELQRAGGRLSLYRSTVLAEVERFEHLTQVLSVDPYVIAALEDGANDLLNTRLMDFAQAAGLDAIFLMDVDGLTTAASNAGTEGTFVGQTYAFRPYFQAALDGETGRFYGIGATTGLPGYFIADPVRDAGGRVIGVVAIKINLLPFEASWRDAGEEVMLADAQGVVLLASDPAWRYRTFAPLTEADRHVIQQARQFTGQPLDLLDWDVSGDRATILGAERLHVATEDLPFGWQLHYLASDEAVVTRASLAAGAVLVLAALGLIVAQLQRARRLGAALRRSEAEEADLRQANERLATEIEDRRRAERRLRETKEELERASRLAALGQLAASVTHELGQPIAAMRNHLTAHEITRHGDTRLTRFMGDLVDRMEGITRQLKFFARSDTEPFEQVDLRECVAAVVALVRPSADVADVEIDYVAPAYPVLARGSRLRLEQVLTNLFRNGIDAMEDAQDRRLTVRLGVEDGGVWVDVADQGHGLGEASLAQLSEPFYTTRESGQGMGLGLAISTGILADHGGHLDARDGVAGGTVFRMVLPLGTQQDVAAQ; encoded by the coding sequence ATGAGCGCACCCCCACAGGCCCTGCACCGCCGACCGCATCGCAACTGGAGCCTTTGGGCGCTGCTTGCCGCGGCGATCCTGTCGCTTACGGCGGCGGTCTGGTTCGCCTCTTACCGGTACTTCCAATCCGAGGAATTGCAGCGCGCGGGCGGCCGCCTGTCCCTCTATCGCAGCACGGTGTTGGCAGAGGTTGAGCGGTTCGAGCACTTGACGCAGGTCCTGTCCGTCGATCCCTACGTGATCGCGGCGCTTGAAGACGGGGCGAATGATCTTCTGAATACGCGCCTGATGGACTTTGCACAGGCGGCCGGCCTTGATGCGATTTTCCTGATGGACGTCGACGGCCTGACGACCGCGGCCTCCAATGCCGGCACCGAGGGAACCTTCGTCGGGCAAACCTATGCCTTTCGCCCGTATTTTCAGGCGGCCCTTGATGGCGAAACGGGGCGCTTCTACGGCATCGGCGCGACGACGGGGCTTCCGGGCTATTTCATCGCCGATCCGGTACGCGACGCAGGGGGGCGGGTGATCGGCGTCGTGGCGATCAAGATCAATCTTCTGCCGTTCGAGGCGTCGTGGCGCGATGCCGGGGAGGAGGTCATGCTGGCCGACGCGCAGGGCGTTGTGCTTCTGGCCTCCGATCCCGCGTGGCGCTACAGGACGTTTGCGCCCCTGACCGAGGCCGACCGCCACGTGATCCAACAGGCGCGGCAATTCACCGGTCAACCGCTCGACCTGCTGGATTGGGACGTGTCCGGTGACCGCGCCACCATCCTGGGCGCCGAGCGCCTGCACGTGGCGACGGAGGATCTTCCGTTCGGCTGGCAGCTTCACTATCTGGCCTCCGACGAGGCGGTGGTGACCCGCGCGTCGCTGGCCGCCGGGGCCGTGCTGGTCCTGGCGGCCCTTGGATTGATCGTCGCGCAGCTGCAACGCGCCCGGCGCCTTGGCGCGGCCTTGCGCCGATCCGAGGCCGAAGAGGCGGACCTGCGTCAGGCAAACGAGCGTCTCGCCACAGAAATCGAAGACCGTCGCCGGGCCGAACGTCGCCTGCGAGAGACCAAGGAAGAGTTGGAGCGCGCATCGCGGCTGGCCGCGTTGGGGCAACTTGCGGCCTCTGTCACCCACGAGTTGGGCCAACCCATTGCGGCCATGCGCAATCACCTTACGGCCCATGAGATCACCCGCCACGGCGACACCCGGCTGACCCGTTTCATGGGAGACCTCGTGGACCGGATGGAGGGCATTACCCGACAGCTCAAGTTCTTCGCCCGGTCCGACACCGAGCCTTTCGAGCAGGTGGATCTGCGCGAGTGCGTGGCCGCCGTCGTGGCGCTTGTCCGTCCTTCCGCCGATGTCGCGGATGTGGAAATTGACTACGTCGCCCCCGCGTATCCGGTGCTTGCCCGGGGCTCACGCCTGCGGCTGGAACAAGTGCTGACGAACCTGTTCCGCAACGGCATTGACGCGATGGAAGATGCGCAGGACCGCCGCCTGACCGTTCGGTTGGGGGTGGAAGATGGCGGGGTCTGGGTCGATGTGGCCGACCAGGGCCATGGGCTCGGAGAGGCCAGCCTCGCGCAACTGAGTGAGCCATTCTACACCACCCGTGAAAGTGGTCAGGGCATGGGCTTGGGGCTGGCGATTTCCACCGGTATTCTTGCCGATCACGGTGGCCACCTTGATGCGCGCGACGGGGTCGCTGGCGGCACCGTCTTCCGCATGGTCCTGCCCCTGGGCACGCAACAGGACGTGGCCGCGCAATGA
- a CDS encoding sigma-54-dependent transcriptional regulator, whose translation MTTEAPLRVLIVEDDRAMRQSLLDLLEAAGWRVEALSRADRAEATLATFNADVILSDVRMPGQSGLDFLRSLDPASAPPVVLISAHGDIPMAVEAMQAGAYSFVEKPYDPRRLLHILHHAAEQSRMRADNDRLRARLLALSGLDRILIGDAPPVRQVRRDVLSLAEARAPVLLLGETGTGKDLVARAIHDLGPLADRPYVAVNCALLTSERFEAEMFGTADGADGHILRADGGTLFLDEVCACPPEVQSRFLRVLEEGCLQRLGETTSRRFGIRLISATNEDMTAAIAEGRFREDLLYRLNTFTLELPPLRARREDLSVLVTHFMDNLAAVYEVARPPLSPDDLSALMSHDWPGNVRELRSVAERRLLAARRGGGSMAEAIAPGQAHDDAPETLRAAIAAFERELIGQAITAQKGRMDAVAEALGIGRRTLNEKIVKLGLDKDGLL comes from the coding sequence ATGACGACGGAGGCCCCCCTGCGCGTTCTGATTGTCGAAGATGATCGCGCCATGCGACAATCGCTGTTGGATTTGTTGGAGGCCGCGGGCTGGCGGGTGGAGGCGCTGTCGCGCGCGGATCGGGCCGAGGCGACGCTGGCGACATTCAACGCCGATGTGATCCTGTCGGACGTGCGCATGCCCGGGCAATCCGGCCTCGATTTCCTGCGCAGTCTTGATCCCGCCTCCGCCCCGCCCGTGGTCCTGATCTCGGCCCATGGCGACATTCCGATGGCGGTGGAGGCGATGCAGGCGGGCGCCTATTCCTTCGTCGAAAAACCCTACGACCCGCGAAGGTTGCTGCACATTCTGCACCACGCGGCGGAACAGTCGCGGATGCGCGCAGACAACGACCGCCTGCGGGCGCGGCTGCTGGCGTTATCGGGCCTGGACCGCATCCTGATCGGTGACGCGCCCCCGGTGCGCCAGGTGCGACGCGATGTGTTGTCGTTGGCCGAGGCCCGCGCACCGGTCTTGCTGCTGGGTGAGACGGGCACCGGCAAAGACCTTGTGGCCCGGGCGATCCATGACCTCGGCCCCTTGGCGGACCGCCCATACGTGGCGGTCAATTGTGCGCTGCTGACCTCCGAGCGGTTCGAGGCCGAGATGTTCGGCACCGCCGACGGGGCCGACGGCCACATCCTGCGCGCCGATGGTGGCACGCTGTTTCTGGATGAGGTCTGCGCCTGCCCGCCGGAAGTGCAATCTCGCTTTCTGCGGGTGCTGGAGGAAGGCTGCCTGCAACGCCTGGGCGAAACGACGTCGCGCAGGTTCGGCATCCGCCTGATCTCGGCCACGAACGAAGACATGACGGCCGCCATCGCCGAAGGCCGCTTCCGCGAAGACCTGCTCTATCGCCTGAACACCTTTACGCTTGAGCTACCGCCACTTCGCGCCCGGCGCGAGGATCTGAGCGTGCTGGTGACGCATTTCATGGACAATCTCGCCGCCGTCTACGAGGTCGCGCGCCCGCCCCTCAGCCCCGATGACCTTTCTGCCCTGATGAGCCACGACTGGCCCGGCAACGTCCGCGAGTTGCGCTCGGTGGCCGAGCGTCGCCTGCTTGCCGCACGACGCGGCGGCGGCTCCATGGCCGAAGCGATCGCGCCAGGCCAAGCCCATGATGATGCCCCCGAAACCCTCCGCGCCGCCATCGCCGCGTTTGAGCGTGAACTGATCGGTCAGGCGATCACCGCCCAAAAGGGCCGCATGGATGCGGTTGCCGAGGCCCTCGGGATCGGGCGTCGCACGCTGAACGAGAAGATCGTGAAACTGGGCCTCGACAAGGACGGCCTTTTGTAG
- a CDS encoding TRAP transporter small permease subunit, producing the protein MAVGSLVKTDDSLVSRVDRALNKVEYVTIIIGGLTVFALMLLAVFSVGGRNFFNTPLPGYVDWIEQLMPVIAILGVSYVCREGGHIRMDILVGMIKGRALWAAEFFTTLAIFIFAIMLLYGSWTHFDRSFEFGQPMWSRDSSMDIGLPIWPAKLVVPFALTILNLRLIVQLWAYGLAFARNSDRPVAVPLVADVATQAAMEARQVSGREDA; encoded by the coding sequence ATGGCTGTGGGTTCCCTCGTCAAAACCGACGACAGCCTTGTCAGCCGCGTCGACCGCGCGCTGAACAAGGTGGAATACGTCACCATCATCATCGGCGGGCTCACCGTCTTTGCCCTGATGCTTCTGGCCGTCTTCTCGGTGGGTGGACGCAATTTCTTCAACACGCCCCTGCCCGGCTATGTCGATTGGATCGAGCAATTGATGCCCGTGATCGCCATCCTTGGTGTATCCTACGTCTGTCGCGAAGGCGGCCACATCCGCATGGATATCCTTGTCGGAATGATCAAGGGCCGCGCGCTCTGGGCGGCCGAATTCTTTACCACGCTGGCGATCTTCATCTTCGCAATAATGCTGCTTTATGGCAGCTGGACCCATTTTGATCGCAGTTTTGAGTTCGGCCAACCGATGTGGTCGCGCGACAGCTCCATGGATATCGGGCTGCCGATCTGGCCCGCGAAACTGGTCGTGCCGTTTGCGCTGACGATCCTGAACCTGCGCCTGATCGTGCAGCTCTGGGCCTATGGGTTGGCGTTCGCGCGCAATTCGGATCGCCCCGTCGCCGTGCCCCTTGTTGCAGATGTCGCCACCCAAGCCGCGATGGAGGCCCGTCAGGTCTCCGGTCGCGAAGACGCTTAA
- a CDS encoding C4-dicarboxylate TRAP transporter substrate-binding protein, whose protein sequence is MQKLLTRTALATLALTIGSEAMATEWNVSLWGQRRAFTEHVERLAELVSERTNGEFTLNISYGGLSSNRENLDGISIGAFEMAQFCAGYHADKNPSITVLELPFLGVTSLEQEVALSMALYQHPAAVADLERWNATLLMPSPLPQYNLVGVGDAPTSLADFEGLTVRATGGIGAAMSTVGAVPTSMSATEVRQAMDSGVVRAVSFAPHAHMSFGTIENATWWTTNLNPGTVNCPVVVNSDALASLSDEEREVLLGAVDEALDHYVTYYNEQTMAAWGPALEERDITQVTFPEAEIAAFREAAADPAAAAWIEDNTARGLPAQELYDFVTGMIAEGN, encoded by the coding sequence ATGCAGAAACTTCTTACCCGTACCGCGCTTGCGACCTTAGCGCTCACCATCGGCTCTGAGGCCATGGCGACCGAATGGAACGTGTCCCTCTGGGGTCAACGTCGCGCCTTCACCGAGCATGTGGAGCGTCTGGCAGAACTGGTGTCCGAGCGCACCAATGGCGAATTTACCCTCAACATCAGCTACGGCGGGCTGTCGTCGAACCGCGAAAACCTTGACGGGATTTCCATCGGTGCTTTCGAGATGGCGCAGTTCTGCGCGGGATATCATGCAGACAAGAATCCCTCCATCACCGTGCTGGAACTGCCGTTTCTGGGCGTGACCTCGCTGGAGCAGGAAGTGGCCCTGTCGATGGCGCTTTACCAGCACCCCGCCGCCGTCGCGGACCTTGAACGCTGGAACGCCACGCTGCTGATGCCCTCGCCCCTGCCCCAATACAACCTTGTAGGTGTGGGCGATGCGCCTACGTCTCTGGCGGATTTTGAAGGCCTGACCGTGCGCGCCACCGGCGGTATCGGGGCGGCAATGTCAACGGTCGGCGCCGTGCCGACCTCCATGTCCGCCACCGAGGTGCGCCAGGCAATGGACTCCGGTGTCGTGCGCGCCGTCAGCTTCGCGCCCCACGCGCACATGTCCTTTGGCACAATCGAGAACGCGACATGGTGGACCACGAACCTGAACCCTGGCACCGTGAACTGCCCGGTCGTCGTGAACTCGGACGCGCTGGCCAGCCTGTCCGATGAAGAGCGGGAAGTCCTGTTGGGCGCCGTCGATGAGGCATTGGACCACTACGTCACCTACTACAATGAGCAGACGATGGCAGCTTGGGGCCCGGCCCTGGAAGAGCGTGACATCACGCAAGTCACCTTCCCCGAAGCAGAGATCGCAGCCTTTCGCGAGGCCGCTGCCGACCCAGCCGCGGCTGCGTGGATCGAAGACAACACCGCCCGCGGTTTGCCCGCGCAAGAGTTGTATGACTTCGTGACCGGCATGATCGCCGAAGGCAACTAA